A DNA window from Macadamia integrifolia cultivar HAES 741 chromosome 4, SCU_Mint_v3, whole genome shotgun sequence contains the following coding sequences:
- the LOC122076759 gene encoding GTP-binding protein ERG has translation MKALRALRGISTLSTLTHRTHLSSIHFIRFYASEPQQDDPINTGEDSDDIPAFDSSDYALPTIDLDSEAKHPRQPIWNKEYRMRVDQKIFGIETQKESSKVVVQDEEGRRASLLAKALLHAALEKPDDVEEEDMVVKEEDQKSLSVGIIGAPNAGKSALTNFMVGTKVSAVSRKTNTTIHEVLGVMTKGNTQICFFDTPGLMLKSSGHPFKTDVKVRVVSAWTSVDLYDVLIVIFDVHRHLSKPDKRVLKLIKHLGAQAHPKQKRVLCMNKVDLVEVKKDLLKVAEEFGDLPGYERYFMISGLKGSGVKNLTQYLMDQAVKRPWDEEPSTLSEDVMKNISLEVVREKMLHHIHQEIPYIMDHRLMDWKELRDGSLRIEQHFITQKQSQRKILVGKNGSKIGRIGVEANEELRSIFKRHVHLILQVRVA, from the exons ATGAAAGCTTTGAGAGCTCTGAGGGGAATTTCTACCCTTTCTACGTTAACCCACAGAACTCATCTCAGCTCTATCCATTTCATTCGATTCTATGCATCCGAACCTCAACAAGACGACCCCATCAACACCGGTGAAGACAGTGATGACATTCCTGCCTTTGACAGTAGTGATTATGCATTGCCTACTATCGATTTGGATTCTGAAGCCAAACATCCAAGGCAGCCTATATGGAATAAGGAATATCGGATGAGGGTTGATCAGAAAATATTTGGGATTGAAACCCAGAAGGAAAGTTCTAAAGTTGTGGTCCAAGATGAAGAGGGACGGCGTGCTTCCTTGCTTGCAAAAGCTTTGCTTCACGCAGCATTGGAGAAGCCCGATGATGTTGAAGAAGAGGACATGGTTGTGAAGGAGGAAGATCAGAAGTCGTTGTCTGTTGGGATTATTGGAGCTCCTAATGCTGGGAAATCAGCTCTCACAAATTTCATG GTTGGAACAAAAGTTTCTGCTGTTTCACGGAAGACAAATACAACAATCCATGAAGTCTTAGGAGTGATGACTAAAGGAAACACACAGATT TGCTTCTTTGATACTCCAGGTCTAATGTTGAAAAGTAGTGGTCACCCTTTTAAAACTGATGTGAAAGTTCGTGTAGTAAGTGCTTGGACCTCTGTTGATCTGTACGATGTGCTAATAGTAATTTTTGATGTCCATAGGCATCTTTCCAA ACCTGACAAGAGGGTCTTAAAGTTGATTAAACATTTGGGAGCACAGGCACACCCAAAGCAAAAGCGGGTGTTATGCATGAATAAGGTTGATCTAGTTGAAGTGAAGAAAGACTTGTTGAAAGTTGCTGAAGAATTTGGTGATCTTCCTGGATATGAAAG ATATTTTATGATATCGGGTCTCAAAGGTTCAGGAgtaaaaaatctcactcaataTTTGATGGATCAG GCAGTTAAAAGACCCTGGGATGAAGAACCCTCCACCTTGAGTGAAGATGTAATGAAGAATATATCATTAGAAGTAGTCCGGGAAAAGATGTTACACCATATTCATCAG GAAATTCCCTATATTATGGATCATCGCTTGATGGATTGGAAGGAGCTGAGGGACGGTTCTCTTAGGATTGAGCAGCATTTTATCACTCAAAAACAAAGCCAGCGCAAGATTCTGGTGGGAAAGAATGGATCTAAAATAGG GAGAATAGGTGTGGAAGCAAATGAAGAGTTGAGGTCCATCTTCAAGAGGCACGTACATCTTATCCTCCAAGTTCGAGTGGCTTGA
- the LOC122075911 gene encoding mitochondrial import inner membrane translocase subunit TIM14-3-like, translating into MTTPLVAGVSVAAAALGGRYLIRAWQAFKARPAVPRVRRFYEGGFDQNMNRREAALILGIREHAAMEKIKEAHRRVMMANHPDSGGNKYLAQKINEAKDVMIGRTKGSGSAL; encoded by the exons ACGACCCCACTTGTAGCTGGTGTTTCAGTGGCAGCTGCTGCTTTGGGAGGCAGATACTTGATCCGGGCATGGCAAGCATTCAAAGCTCGTCCTGCTGTACCCCGAGTGAGAAGATTCTATGAGGGTGGATTTGACCAGAATATGAATAGACGAGAAGCTGCATTAATACTTGGCATCAG AGAACATGCTGCCATGGAGAAGATCAAGGAGGCTCATAGGAGAGTGATGATGGCCAACCACCCTGACAGTGGGGGGAACAAGTATCTTGCTCAAAAAATAAACGAAGCCAAGGATGTCATGATAGGGCGAACGAAGGGTAGTGGTTCTGCATTGTAG